A window of Ignavibacterium sp. contains these coding sequences:
- a CDS encoding co-chaperone GroES family protein, whose protein sequence is MNVDIKNIQRFIVVGDRVLIKPESEESRTASGLYLPPGVTEKEKIQSGYVIKVGPGYATAAPPEDEPWKSTEEKVKYIPLQAKEGDLAIFLRKEAYEIEFDKEKYLIVPHSAILLLIRNEDLFE, encoded by the coding sequence ATGAATGTGGATATAAAAAATATTCAGAGATTTATTGTAGTTGGCGATAGGGTGCTGATTAAACCCGAAAGTGAAGAAAGCAGAACTGCGAGCGGACTTTATTTACCTCCGGGTGTTACTGAGAAAGAAAAAATTCAAAGTGGCTATGTGATTAAAGTTGGTCCTGGCTATGCAACTGCTGCACCACCTGAAGATGAACCCTGGAAATCAACTGAAGAGAAAGTTAAGTATATCCCTTTGCAGGCAAAAGAAGGGGATTTGGCTATTTTCTTACGAAAAGAAGCTTATGAAATTGAATTTGATAAAGAAAAATATTTGATTGTACCTCACTCAGCTATTTTATTGCTGATAAGAAATGAGGACCTTTTCGAATAA
- a CDS encoding aromatic amino acid ammonia-lyase: protein MSIVLDGSNLTIEKLVAIARHKEKVELSPEALERIKVCRAMLEEKIKTHEIMYGVNTGIGEFSEVVLTDEQVKDFQRYLIYNHSAGIGEPMPIEYVRGAIASRINVHAHGNSGCRPEITLTLVEMLNKDCIPVVCQKGSVGACGDLAPMSQIALLMLGEGEAFYKGERLPGKVAFEKAGIEIPGLKARDGLATINGSNFITAISALQLYDINRWLKQAEIAAAMTLEALHANMKPYDVRLHKLRGFPGAVRSSQAIKKCIEGSDLLTGKLKQKVQDAYSMRSTPQVIGAAHDAVAFARKQVETELNGVGDNPIFIPEDKVTLTGANFQGTPVSLPMDMVGAAVTMVSVLSERRMNRLNNPALSVGLPAFLTKGAGMFSGLMLSQYTADMMIVEQRILSMPASIQSIPAAADQEDFVSMGMNTAIKNAQILDNAYGILGIEFMAAAQALDFRDHQTGKGVAKAKEVIRKYVDFLDVDRPLYPDHNKMKELVKSCEILEEVEKVVGFLE from the coding sequence ATGTCAATCGTTCTTGATGGTTCAAATCTCACAATAGAAAAACTCGTCGCAATAGCTCGCCACAAAGAAAAAGTCGAACTTAGTCCTGAAGCACTTGAAAGAATAAAAGTTTGTCGTGCAATGCTCGAAGAAAAAATTAAAACTCACGAAATAATGTATGGAGTAAATACCGGCATAGGTGAATTTTCAGAAGTAGTTTTAACTGATGAGCAGGTTAAAGACTTCCAGCGATATTTAATTTACAATCACTCTGCAGGTATCGGTGAGCCTATGCCTATTGAATATGTTCGTGGTGCAATTGCAAGCAGAATAAATGTTCACGCTCACGGTAATTCTGGTTGCAGACCTGAAATTACTTTGACTCTCGTTGAAATGCTGAATAAAGATTGTATCCCTGTTGTTTGTCAGAAAGGTTCAGTTGGTGCTTGTGGAGATTTAGCTCCGATGTCTCAGATTGCCTTGCTGATGTTAGGTGAAGGAGAAGCTTTCTACAAAGGTGAAAGACTCCCTGGTAAAGTTGCTTTTGAAAAAGCCGGAATAGAAATTCCCGGACTAAAAGCAAGAGATGGATTAGCTACAATCAACGGTTCAAATTTTATTACTGCAATAAGTGCTCTGCAGCTTTATGATATAAATCGTTGGTTAAAGCAAGCAGAAATTGCTGCAGCAATGACGCTTGAAGCACTTCACGCAAATATGAAACCTTATGATGTCCGACTTCATAAACTAAGAGGATTTCCCGGCGCAGTAAGAAGTTCACAGGCGATAAAGAAATGTATCGAAGGAAGTGATCTTCTTACGGGAAAATTAAAACAAAAAGTTCAGGATGCTTATTCAATGCGCTCAACACCACAAGTTATCGGAGCAGCACACGATGCGGTTGCATTTGCAAGAAAACAAGTGGAAACAGAATTAAACGGAGTTGGTGATAATCCGATTTTTATTCCTGAAGATAAAGTAACATTAACCGGTGCAAACTTTCAGGGAACTCCTGTTTCTCTTCCGATGGATATGGTTGGCGCTGCAGTTACAATGGTAAGTGTTCTTTCTGAAAGAAGAATGAACAGACTTAACAATCCTGCTCTCAGTGTTGGACTTCCCGCATTTCTTACAAAAGGTGCTGGAATGTTTTCTGGATTAATGTTGAGTCAATATACAGCAGATATGATGATTGTTGAACAAAGAATACTTTCGATGCCTGCTTCAATTCAATCTATTCCTGCGGCTGCCGATCAGGAAGATTTTGTTTCGATGGGAATGAATACTGCAATCAAAAATGCTCAGATACTGGATAATGCTTATGGAATACTTGGAATTGAATTTATGGCTGCTGCTCAGGCACTTGATTTCAGAGACCATCAAACAGGTAAGGGAGTTGCAAAAGCAAAGGAAGTAATTCGTAAGTATGTTGATTTCCTAGATGTTGATCGTCCGCTTTATCCTGATCATAATAAGATGAAAGAACTTGTTAAATCCTGTGAGATACTAGAGGAAGTTGAAAAAGTAGTGGGTTTTCTTGAGTAG
- a CDS encoding sigma-54 dependent transcriptional regulator yields the protein MKNTILVVDDEVSYLELLKSILEQEGYENVIAESNPLNVEKILESQDVDLILLDIYMPEMSGLELLERIYPKHPDIPVIIITAVDDKNLAMKAVEFGAYEFIVKPPETDRLFLTIKRALNYKLLEKERDVLRNNLIEVKTEPKQRYEEIIASSELMTKVFNLVEIFAPTDEIILITGETGTGKDLIAKKIHQLSSRRDKPFVAVNMASISGTLFESELFGHLKGSFTGAISDKQGYFEAANGGTIFLDEIGELPKELQGKLLRVIQYNEIYRIGSSQPIKLDIRIIAATNKDLLEEVQKGNFRADLYYRLNRGYIYLPPLRKRGEDIILLANHFIKIANQKYDKNILGLSRKVINQLRHYTFPGNVRELENIIFNSVMKSEDNQKLESVELPKDFMAKKAEESLTNLVSIEEMEKNHILYVLAQVDNNVTKAATILGLSERSLQRKLKKIKESL from the coding sequence GTGAAGAATACTATTCTTGTTGTTGATGATGAAGTTTCTTACCTTGAATTACTAAAATCAATCCTCGAACAAGAGGGTTATGAAAATGTTATTGCAGAATCTAACCCTTTGAATGTAGAAAAAATTCTTGAGAGTCAGGATGTTGATTTAATTCTGCTTGATATTTACATGCCTGAAATGAGCGGTCTTGAACTTCTCGAAAGAATCTACCCAAAACATCCTGATATTCCCGTAATTATCATAACTGCTGTTGATGACAAAAACCTTGCAATGAAAGCTGTTGAGTTTGGTGCTTATGAATTTATTGTAAAACCTCCTGAAACCGACAGACTGTTTCTTACCATTAAACGCGCACTTAATTATAAGCTTCTTGAAAAAGAAAGAGATGTTCTGAGAAATAATCTCATCGAAGTTAAAACCGAACCGAAACAAAGATATGAAGAGATTATTGCAAGTTCAGAATTGATGACTAAGGTTTTCAACCTTGTTGAAATTTTTGCTCCAACTGATGAAATAATTTTAATCACTGGTGAAACCGGAACGGGAAAAGATTTAATCGCAAAAAAAATTCATCAGCTATCTTCCCGAAGAGATAAACCTTTTGTAGCTGTTAACATGGCTTCTATATCGGGAACACTATTCGAAAGCGAATTATTCGGTCATCTGAAAGGATCATTTACTGGTGCTATCAGCGATAAACAAGGTTACTTTGAAGCTGCGAATGGCGGAACAATTTTTCTTGATGAGATTGGTGAACTTCCAAAAGAACTTCAGGGAAAACTTTTAAGGGTTATTCAGTATAACGAGATTTACAGAATAGGAAGTTCTCAGCCGATTAAACTTGATATTAGAATTATTGCCGCAACGAATAAAGATTTGCTTGAAGAAGTTCAAAAAGGCAATTTCAGAGCCGATCTTTATTACAGATTAAATCGCGGATACATCTATCTTCCTCCATTACGAAAGAGAGGTGAAGATATAATTCTTCTTGCAAATCATTTTATAAAGATTGCTAACCAGAAGTATGATAAAAATATTCTCGGACTATCAAGAAAAGTAATCAATCAGTTAAGGCATTATACTTTCCCTGGCAATGTGAGAGAGCTTGAAAATATTATCTTCAATTCGGTTATGAAAAGTGAAGATAACCAGAAACTTGAATCAGTAGAGCTACCAAAAGATTTTATGGCAAAAAAAGCCGAGGAATCATTAACAAACCTTGTTTCTATCGAAGAGATGGAAAAGAATCACATCCTTTATGTGCTTGCTCAGGTTGATAATAATGTAACTAAAGCAGCAACAATTCTTGGATTAAGCGAAAGGTCACTTCAAAGAAAGCTCAAAAAAATTAAAGAATCACTCTGA
- a CDS encoding MarR family transcriptional regulator, whose translation MGEALKQRLKTKKFDSDDLEVILNIFVTANYLRSKHDAVLSKYALTSPQYNVLRILKGAYPEGYPRCEIISRMIEPAPDVTRLVDRLVKENLVERFYSENDKRLSLTRITEKGIKLLDKIRPDIDDLNKLISSHLSKEEKRRLSELLEKIYSDSLKE comes from the coding sequence ATGGGAGAAGCTCTAAAACAAAGATTAAAAACAAAAAAGTTTGATTCAGATGATCTTGAAGTAATACTGAATATTTTCGTTACAGCAAATTATTTGAGATCAAAACACGACGCTGTGCTTTCAAAATATGCTCTTACTTCACCTCAGTACAATGTTCTCAGAATTCTCAAAGGTGCTTATCCTGAGGGTTATCCAAGATGTGAAATTATTTCGCGAATGATTGAGCCAGCGCCGGATGTTACAAGACTTGTCGACAGATTAGTAAAGGAAAATCTGGTTGAAAGATTTTATTCAGAAAATGATAAAAGGTTATCTCTCACAAGGATTACTGAAAAAGGGATTAAACTTTTAGATAAGATAAGACCTGATATTGATGATTTGAATAAACTGATTTCATCACATTTATCTAAAGAAGAAAAGAGAAGGCTTTCTGAACTTCTTGAAAAGATTTATAGTGATTCACTGAAAGAATAG
- a CDS encoding class I SAM-dependent methyltransferase produces the protein MSKNLWDERYSTEEYIYGTEPNEFFKQQIDLMDTGKLLLPGEGEGRNAVYAASKGWLVDAVDFSYAAKEKALKLAELKSVHINYFVSDLTEFHYPENYYDAVGLFFVHLPSDIRKTVNEKIISSLKVGGKIILEAFNKLQINNNSGGPKDINLLYDEKDILESFKHLDILIIESTTTELNEGNFHKGKADVIRFVGKKK, from the coding sequence ATGAGTAAAAACCTTTGGGATGAAAGATATTCAACCGAAGAATACATTTATGGAACTGAACCGAATGAATTCTTCAAACAACAAATTGATTTAATGGACACAGGAAAGCTTCTGCTTCCCGGTGAAGGAGAAGGTAGAAATGCTGTTTACGCAGCTTCAAAAGGTTGGCTGGTTGATGCTGTTGATTTCAGCTATGCTGCAAAAGAAAAAGCATTAAAACTTGCAGAATTAAAATCAGTCCATATAAACTATTTTGTTTCTGACCTTACTGAATTTCATTATCCTGAAAATTATTATGATGCAGTTGGTTTGTTTTTCGTCCATTTACCGTCAGATATCAGAAAAACAGTTAATGAAAAAATTATTAGTTCATTAAAAGTTGGTGGAAAAATAATTTTAGAAGCTTTCAACAAATTGCAAATCAATAATAACTCAGGTGGACCAAAAGACATAAATCTTTTGTATGATGAAAAAGATATTCTCGAATCATTTAAACATCTCGATATTTTAATTATAGAAAGCACAACAACTGAACTTAACGAAGGAAATTTTCACAAAGGTAAAGCTGATGTAATTCGGTTTGTTGGGAAAAAGAAATGA
- a CDS encoding BatA domain-containing protein, translating into MFEYMTFLNPAVLIGLLAAAIPVIIHLLNLRKLKKIEFSTLAFLKELQKNKIRKIKIKQWLLLVLRVLIVLLIVFAFARPALRGLSIAGTTSAAKTTAVLIIDDSFSMSVLSQRGSYFNQAKDFAKQIIEQLKEGDEAALIFMSDENQQPKLTNNFNSLIEELNQKEISFTKPDLNKVITLAAQLVNRSNNFNREIYLFTDFQKNIFPSEEIKSDLSELLNENIKLYSFSLSDKTVFNLGVDELKVNNQIFEKDKPITFLVSVSNYSQQNVQNGVLSLFLNGKRAAQKSFDADAGKSVVVDVDALSDATGFIDVAAEIETDDIEQDNRRFNSVFIPDKIPTLIISDESASSRFLKLALQTVGNDKIKFDEKNSNQLAALQLKNYDVIFLCSDNVFQNIEKLNQFVKDGGSLVVIPSVNADLNKLNSNLQKLNLPLASGYAGKMNDKSLSVQFDKIEFNHPIFLNLFRKDDKKNIESPLINYFIKYSTQGKGSSIITLTEGSSFLSEYKLGKGKIFFFNTAFDAGWSNFALKTIFAPLVVKMVFYLSQKENLQNNLIAGETISIDLNKINSAQIKVVRPDSSADFINIDLVNQKFVEYTNTDLAGFYKIFSGNELIDNIAVNNEKSESNPVYADEKDFEKYLEQLNFKGNLIVVDKNKNPLETINQARFGSELWRAFLLIAIILAVIEMTIARNVKKDLEGINN; encoded by the coding sequence TTGTTTGAATATATGACTTTTCTTAACCCGGCAGTCTTAATTGGATTACTCGCAGCTGCAATCCCTGTTATTATTCATTTATTAAATCTCCGGAAGCTAAAAAAAATTGAGTTCAGCACTCTTGCTTTCCTTAAGGAATTACAAAAGAATAAAATCAGGAAAATAAAAATCAAGCAGTGGCTATTGTTGGTACTTCGTGTACTCATAGTTCTTCTGATTGTATTTGCATTTGCTCGTCCGGCGTTGCGCGGATTAAGCATTGCCGGAACAACTTCAGCAGCAAAGACAACAGCAGTTCTTATAATTGATGATTCATTTAGTATGTCAGTATTAAGTCAGAGAGGTTCTTATTTTAATCAGGCAAAAGATTTTGCAAAACAAATTATAGAACAGTTAAAAGAGGGAGATGAAGCTGCACTGATATTTATGAGTGATGAAAATCAGCAACCGAAGCTCACGAACAATTTTAATTCTCTTATAGAAGAATTAAATCAAAAAGAAATTTCTTTTACAAAACCCGATTTGAATAAAGTAATTACTCTTGCAGCACAATTGGTAAACAGGAGTAACAATTTTAACCGCGAGATTTATCTGTTTACCGATTTTCAAAAAAATATTTTTCCTTCGGAAGAAATAAAATCTGATTTAAGCGAACTTCTTAACGAAAACATAAAACTTTATTCATTTTCACTTTCTGATAAAACTGTTTTTAATCTTGGTGTTGATGAGTTAAAAGTTAACAATCAGATTTTTGAAAAGGATAAACCAATTACATTTCTTGTTTCGGTTAGTAACTATTCACAGCAGAATGTTCAAAACGGAGTTCTTTCTTTATTCCTTAATGGCAAACGAGCTGCACAAAAAAGTTTTGATGCAGATGCAGGAAAATCTGTCGTAGTTGATGTTGATGCTTTATCAGATGCAACCGGATTTATTGATGTAGCTGCTGAAATTGAAACCGACGATATAGAACAGGATAACAGAAGATTTAATTCTGTCTTTATTCCTGATAAGATTCCAACTTTAATTATATCTGATGAAAGTGCTTCTTCAAGATTCTTAAAATTAGCTTTGCAAACCGTGGGCAATGATAAAATTAAATTCGATGAAAAGAATTCAAATCAGCTTGCCGCTTTACAATTGAAAAATTACGATGTGATTTTTCTTTGTTCAGATAATGTTTTTCAGAATATTGAAAAGTTAAATCAGTTTGTGAAAGATGGTGGAAGTCTTGTTGTTATACCTTCTGTCAATGCTGACCTGAATAAACTCAACAGTAACCTGCAGAAATTAAATCTACCATTAGCTTCCGGATATGCAGGAAAAATGAATGATAAATCACTTTCGGTGCAATTTGATAAGATAGAATTTAATCATCCTATATTTCTTAATCTCTTCAGGAAAGATGACAAAAAAAATATTGAGTCTCCTTTAATCAATTACTTTATTAAATATTCTACCCAGGGGAAAGGAAGTAGCATTATAACTTTAACAGAAGGTTCTTCTTTTCTGAGTGAATATAAATTGGGCAAAGGAAAAATATTTTTCTTCAACACAGCTTTTGATGCCGGCTGGAGTAATTTTGCACTCAAAACTATTTTTGCACCACTTGTTGTCAAAATGGTTTTTTATCTATCGCAAAAAGAAAATTTACAGAATAACCTGATTGCTGGCGAAACAATTTCAATAGATTTGAATAAGATTAATTCCGCGCAAATTAAAGTTGTAAGACCTGACAGTTCAGCAGACTTTATTAACATTGATTTGGTAAACCAAAAATTTGTTGAATACACTAATACTGATCTTGCCGGATTTTATAAAATATTTTCCGGAAATGAGCTAATTGATAACATCGCTGTTAATAACGAAAAATCAGAATCAAACCCGGTTTATGCGGATGAAAAAGATTTTGAAAAATATCTTGAACAGTTAAACTTTAAAGGTAATCTTATAGTTGTTGATAAAAATAAAAATCCGTTAGAAACAATTAATCAGGCAAGATTTGGCTCAGAATTATGGCGGGCATTTTTACTCATCGCAATAATTTTAGCAGTAATTGAAATGACAATTGCCAGAAATGTTAAAAAGGATTTGGAAGGAATAAATAATTGA
- the hflX gene encoding GTPase HflX yields the protein MIEVTKKTVERAMLIALDTKEFSKETIEEHIEELEELASTAGAETIFKIIQSKRGIDPAFYIGKGKAEELAQLIELNEINIVIFDDDLTPVQVRNLEKLFNRKVIDRSGLILDIFASRAKTKEAKTQVELAQLQYMLPRLTRAWTHLSKQYGGIGTKGPGETQIETDRRLIRTRISLLKNKLEKIEAHRLTQSSGRKGFLRIAIAGYTNAGKSTLFNLLTEANVFAENKLFATLDSTTRALEIDETHKILISDTVGFIRKLPAHLIASFKSTLNEVRDADIILHVIDISHPYFEDHIKVVDETLKEFGSAEKRVIKVFNKVDIVSDKSLIDFVKNVYKESVIISASRGINISSLKSMLRNILNENVVEEKIELPLTASKKASQIHEYAEVLKTEYDDDKIQIIYRTSRENSEKIKKIIAH from the coding sequence ATGATTGAAGTAACCAAAAAAACTGTTGAGCGTGCAATGTTGATTGCACTCGATACAAAGGAATTTAGTAAAGAAACAATTGAAGAACATATTGAAGAGTTAGAGGAATTAGCTTCAACAGCCGGAGCTGAAACTATATTCAAAATAATTCAATCGAAAAGAGGAATTGATCCTGCGTTTTATATCGGTAAAGGCAAAGCAGAAGAACTTGCGCAGCTTATCGAACTGAATGAAATTAATATCGTAATTTTTGATGACGATCTTACTCCGGTTCAGGTTAGAAACCTTGAAAAACTTTTTAACAGAAAAGTAATTGACCGAAGCGGATTGATCCTTGACATTTTTGCATCCCGCGCAAAAACAAAAGAAGCCAAAACTCAGGTTGAACTTGCTCAACTTCAGTATATGCTGCCGCGATTAACAAGAGCATGGACACACTTATCTAAACAGTATGGTGGAATTGGTACAAAAGGTCCTGGTGAAACACAGATTGAAACTGACAGAAGATTAATCAGAACAAGAATCAGTTTGTTGAAAAATAAACTCGAAAAAATTGAAGCTCATCGATTAACTCAAAGTTCAGGCAGAAAAGGATTTCTCAGAATTGCTATTGCGGGATATACTAATGCTGGCAAATCAACTTTGTTTAATCTGCTTACTGAAGCAAATGTTTTTGCTGAGAATAAACTTTTTGCAACACTTGATTCAACAACACGTGCTTTGGAGATTGACGAAACACATAAAATTCTTATTTCTGACACAGTTGGATTTATCAGAAAACTTCCTGCTCATTTAATTGCTTCTTTCAAAAGCACTCTCAATGAAGTGCGTGATGCCGATATTATTTTGCACGTGATTGATATTTCTCATCCGTATTTTGAAGACCATATTAAAGTAGTTGATGAAACTCTTAAGGAATTTGGGAGTGCAGAAAAAAGGGTAATTAAAGTATTTAATAAAGTCGATATTGTTTCAGATAAATCACTTATAGATTTTGTAAAAAATGTTTATAAAGAAAGCGTGATAATATCTGCTTCAAGAGGAATTAATATTTCTTCGCTTAAGTCAATGCTTAGAAATATTCTCAATGAAAATGTTGTTGAAGAAAAAATTGAACTTCCGCTAACTGCATCAAAGAAAGCTTCACAAATTCACGAATATGCTGAGGTTCTTAAAACTGAGTATGATGATGATAAAATTCAAATAATCTACCGAACATCCAGAGAGAACTCAGAGAAAATCAAAAAAATAATTGCTCATTAA
- a CDS encoding aconitate hydratase: MTANFDMIKRVYSTYREKLADARKVLNRPMTYAEKVLYTHLWEKPTREFVRGKDYVELAPDRVAMQDATAQMALLQFMSSGRKKTAVPSTVHCDHLIQAQVGAKDDLLRAEEENKEVYDFLESISRKYGIGFWKPGAGIIHQVVLENYAFPGGMMIGTDSHTPNAGGLGMIAIGVGGADAVDVMAGMPWELKWPKLIGVKLTGKLNGWTSPKDVILKLAGILTVKGGTGAIVEYFGEGTNSISCTGKATICNMGAEIGATTSVFPFDEKMSSYLRITKRADVATLAEGLADELCADKEVLEHPEKYYDQIVEINLDELEPHLNGPFTPDKAWPISKMKEAVKKENYPDNISVALIGSCTNSSYEDIDRSASIAKQALSKGLKAKSQFTITPGSEQVRATIERDGQLKVLTDIGGLILANACGPCIGMWKRMDIKTGERNTIVTSFNRNFAKRNDGNPETLAFVASPEITTALAIAGRLSFNPLTDELENEKGEKVKLDPPVGEELPPKGFDEGSSGFIPPAEDGSSIEVKVDPKSDRLQLLQPFEPWDGKDFVDLPILLKVSGKCTTDHISMAGPWLKYRGHLDNISNNMFLGAINAFTGDAGKTKNIFTGEYKSVPEVAREYKAKGIGWVVIGDENYGEGSSREHAAMEPRYLGGKAIIVKSFARIHETNLKKQGMLPLTFADPKDYDKIKEDDKVTIFVSQLQPEKPIKMLVNHSDGTQDEIWLNHTMNASQIEWFKAGSALNLIAKSQKN; the protein is encoded by the coding sequence ATGACAGCAAACTTTGATATGATCAAAAGGGTATACTCGACTTACCGAGAAAAATTGGCTGACGCAAGAAAAGTTTTAAATCGTCCGATGACTTATGCAGAAAAAGTTTTATATACTCATCTTTGGGAAAAACCAACCCGCGAGTTTGTTCGGGGAAAAGATTATGTTGAATTAGCACCTGACCGGGTTGCGATGCAGGATGCAACAGCTCAAATGGCTTTGCTTCAGTTTATGTCTTCCGGAAGAAAGAAAACTGCGGTTCCATCTACTGTTCATTGTGATCATTTAATTCAGGCACAGGTTGGTGCAAAGGATGATTTGCTGAGAGCAGAAGAAGAAAATAAAGAAGTTTATGATTTTCTTGAAAGCATATCACGAAAGTATGGAATCGGTTTCTGGAAACCTGGAGCAGGAATTATCCATCAGGTTGTGCTTGAAAATTATGCATTCCCTGGTGGAATGATGATTGGTACAGATTCTCACACACCAAACGCCGGTGGACTTGGAATGATTGCAATAGGAGTTGGAGGAGCAGATGCTGTTGATGTTATGGCAGGAATGCCCTGGGAATTAAAATGGCCTAAACTAATTGGTGTTAAACTTACGGGTAAGCTTAATGGTTGGACTTCACCAAAAGATGTTATTCTTAAATTAGCCGGAATTTTGACGGTCAAAGGTGGTACAGGTGCAATAGTAGAATATTTTGGCGAAGGAACGAATTCAATTTCCTGCACAGGTAAAGCAACAATTTGTAACATGGGAGCTGAAATTGGTGCTACAACTTCAGTATTCCCATTTGATGAAAAAATGTCTTCCTATCTCAGAATAACAAAACGGGCTGATGTTGCAACACTTGCCGAAGGACTTGCTGATGAACTTTGTGCTGATAAAGAAGTTTTGGAACATCCCGAAAAATATTATGACCAGATTGTTGAAATAAATCTTGATGAACTTGAACCACATTTAAATGGACCATTTACTCCCGATAAAGCCTGGCCGATTTCAAAAATGAAAGAAGCTGTTAAGAAAGAAAATTATCCTGATAATATTTCAGTTGCTTTGATAGGAAGTTGTACTAATTCAAGTTATGAAGATATTGACAGAAGCGCTAGTATTGCTAAGCAAGCACTTTCAAAAGGATTGAAAGCAAAGTCACAGTTTACGATTACTCCTGGTTCTGAGCAAGTCAGAGCAACTATTGAAAGAGATGGTCAACTAAAAGTTTTAACGGATATAGGAGGATTAATTTTAGCCAACGCTTGCGGTCCTTGTATCGGAATGTGGAAGAGAATGGATATCAAGACAGGTGAAAGAAATACAATTGTTACTTCTTTCAACCGAAACTTTGCAAAGAGAAATGATGGCAATCCTGAAACTCTTGCATTCGTTGCTTCACCTGAAATTACAACAGCACTTGCAATTGCCGGCAGATTATCATTCAATCCTTTAACTGATGAACTTGAAAATGAAAAAGGAGAAAAAGTCAAACTTGATCCTCCTGTTGGTGAAGAGCTTCCTCCAAAGGGATTTGATGAAGGAAGTAGCGGATTTATCCCACCCGCGGAAGATGGAAGTTCAATTGAAGTTAAAGTTGATCCAAAGAGTGATCGTTTGCAACTTCTTCAGCCATTTGAACCTTGGGATGGAAAAGATTTTGTTGATTTGCCAATATTGTTAAAGGTATCGGGCAAATGTACAACAGACCATATTTCGATGGCTGGTCCATGGTTAAAGTATCGCGGACATCTCGATAACATTTCGAATAATATGTTTCTCGGTGCTATTAATGCATTTACAGGTGATGCAGGGAAAACAAAAAATATTTTTACGGGTGAATACAAATCCGTTCCGGAAGTTGCCCGTGAATACAAAGCCAAAGGAATTGGCTGGGTTGTAATTGGTGATGAAAATTATGGCGAAGGTTCTTCGCGTGAACATGCTGCAATGGAACCAAGATATCTTGGTGGTAAAGCAATTATTGTAAAAAGCTTTGCAAGAATTCACGAAACAAATCTGAAGAAACAAGGAATGCTGCCTCTGACTTTTGCAGATCCGAAAGATTATGATAAAATAAAAGAAGATGATAAGGTCACGATTTTTGTATCTCAGCTTCAACCTGAAAAACCAATAAAAATGTTAGTCAATCATTCTGATGGAACCCAGGATGAAATCTGGTTAAATCATACAATGAATGCTTCTCAGATTGAGTGGTTCAAAGCGGGAAGTGCATTGAATCTTATTGCGAAGAGCCAGAAGAACTAA